From the Bubalus kerabau isolate K-KA32 ecotype Philippines breed swamp buffalo chromosome 2, PCC_UOA_SB_1v2, whole genome shotgun sequence genome, one window contains:
- the LOC129644804 gene encoding olfactory receptor 5K3-like, which yields MTEDNHSLTTEFTLIGFTERPELKTLLFLVFLTIYLITMVGNLGLVALIITEHRLHTPMYIFLGNLALMDSYCSSAITPKMLQNLFSKDRMISLYECMAQFYCLCLAETTDGFLLAAMAYDRYVAICKPLQYHTMMSKKLCIQMTAGAYIAGNIHPTIHVGFLFRLTFCRSHQINHFFCDVLPLYRLSCVNPYINELMIFIVSGSLSVFTITIVIISYLFILFTIFKMKSKEGKSKALSTCASHFLSVSIFYGSLLFMYIRPNSVNEENKDIIPIAIFYTSVIPLLNPFIYSLRNREVINIMKKIMKIS from the coding sequence ATGACTGAAGATAACCACTCCTTGACAACAGAGTTTACCCTCATAGGATTTACAGAACGTCCAGAGCTGAAGACCCTTCTGTTCCTGGTATTCCTTACCATCTATCTGATCACCATGGTGGGGAATCTTGGTCTGGTGGCATTGATAATTACAGAGCATCGTCTTCACACACCAATGTACATCTTTCTGGGTAACCTCGCACTGATGGATTCCTATTGTTCCAGTGCCATTACCCCAAAGATGCTACAGAACCTCTTTTCCAAAGACAGAATGATTTCTCTGTACGAATGCATGGCACAATTCTATTGTCTCTGCCTTGCAGAAACTACAGATGGCTTTCTCCTGGCAgcaatggcctatgaccgctatgtggccatctgcaaaccacTGCAGTACCACACCATGATGTCaaagaaactctgcattcagatgaccGCAGGGGCCTACATAGCTGGAAACATTCATCCCACAATTCATGTAGGGTTTCTCTTTAGGTTAACTTTCTGTAGGTCTCATCAAATTAATCACTTTTTTTGTGATGTCCTTCCATTATACAGACTCTCCTGTGTGAACCCTTATATTAATGAACTGATGATATTTATTGTTTCAGGGTCACTTTCAGTCTTCACTATTACCATAGTCATAATCTCTTACCTTTTTATCCTTTTcacaattttcaaaatgaaatccaAAGAGGGAAAAAGCAAAGCCTTATCTACTTGCGCATCccattttctctctgtctcaATTTTCTATGgttctcttctcttcatgtaCATTCGACCAAATTCAGTTAATGAAGAGAATAAAGATATTATACCTATTGCTATTTTTTATACTTCAGTGATTCCTTTATTAAACCCTTTTATTTACAGTCTAAGAAATAGGGAAGTAATTAATATTATGAAGAAAATTATGAAGATTTCATAA
- the LOC129643435 gene encoding olfactory receptor 5K3-like produces the protein MTEDNHSLTTEFILIGFTNHPELKTLLFLVFFTIYLITMVGNLGLVALIVTEHRLHTPMYIFLGNLALMDSCCSCAITPKMLENLFSKDRMISLYECMAQFYCLCLAETTDCFLLAAMAYDRYVAICKPLQYHTMMSKKLCIQMTTGAYIAGNIHPTIHVGLLFRLTFCKSHQINHFLCDVLPLYRHSCVDPYINELMIFIFAGSVLVFTITTVIISYLFILFTIFKMKSKEGKGKALSTCASHFLSVSIFYGSLLFMYVRPNSVNDEDKDIPVAIFYTLVIPLLNPFIYSLRNKEVINAMKKIMKNL, from the coding sequence ATGACTGAGGATAACCACTCCTTGACAACAGAGTTTATCCTGATAGGATTTACAAATCATCCAGAGCTGAAGACCCTTCTGTTTCTGGTGTTCTTTACCATCTATCTGATCACCATGGTGGGAAATCTTGGCCTGGTGGCACTGATAGTCACAGAGCATCGTCTTCACACACCAATGTACATCTTTCTGGGGAATCTCGCTCTGATGGATTCCTGTTGTTCCTGTGCCATTACCCCAAAGATGCTAGAGAACCTCTTTTCTAAAGACAGAATGATTTCCCTCTATGAATGCATGGCACAATTTTATTGTCTCTGCCTTGCTGAAACTACAGATTGCTTTCTCCTGGCAGCAATGGCCTATgatcgctatgtggccatctgcaaaccacTGCAGTACCACACTATGATGTCaaagaaactctgcattcagatgaccACAGGGGCCTACATAGCTGGAAACATTCATCCCACGATTCATGTAGGACTTCTGTTTAGGCTAACTTTCTGTAAGTCTCATCAAATCAATCACTTTTTGTGTGATGTGCTTCCATTATACAGACACTCTTGTGTGGATCCTTATATCAATGAATTGATGATATTCATCTTTGCAGGGTCAGTTTTAGTCTTCACTATTACCACAGTAATAATCTCttacctttttattcttttcacaaTTTTCAAGATGAAGTCCAAAGAGGGAAAAGGTAAAGCCTTATCTACGTGTGCATCccattttctctctgtctcaATATTCTATGGTTCCCTTCTTTTCATGTATGTTCGACCAAATTCAGTTAATGATGAAGATAAAGATATACCTGTTGCTATTTTTTATACTCTGGTGATTCCCTTGTTAAACCCATTTATTTATAGTCTAAGAAATAAGGAAGTCATAAATGctatgaaaaaaattatgaagaatttATAA